From the genome of Thermococcus chitonophagus, one region includes:
- the hypD gene encoding hydrogenase formation protein HypD yields MLEKFRDRQIAQSIVRKIYEEAREMEELRFMHVCGTHEDTVTRAGIRSLLPENVKIMSGPGCPVCITPVEDIVKMMEIMRQAYEEGEKIIMTTFGDMYRIPTPRGSFADLKSEGYDVRVVYSIYDAYKIAKENPDKLVVHFSPGFETTTAPAAGMLNAIVEEDLENFKIYSVHRLTPPAVEALVKAGTRFHGLIDPGHVSTIIGVRGWAHITEKYGIPQVVAGFEPVDMLLAILMLIRMVKKGEAKILNEYSRVVKWEGNVKAQELIDKFFEVRDAKWRALGVIPKSGLELRKEWRELEIRTYYNPEVPKLPDLEKGCLCGAILRGLALPPQCPHFGKTCTPRHPIGPCMVSYEGTCSIFYKYGALF; encoded by the coding sequence ATGCTCGAGAAGTTCAGGGACAGGCAGATCGCCCAAAGTATAGTTAGGAAGATATATGAGGAAGCAAGGGAAATGGAAGAGCTAAGGTTCATGCACGTCTGTGGAACGCATGAGGATACAGTAACAAGGGCAGGCATAAGATCCCTCCTCCCCGAGAACGTCAAGATTATGAGCGGACCGGGCTGTCCAGTCTGCATAACCCCGGTTGAAGATATAGTGAAGATGATGGAGATAATGAGGCAGGCCTACGAAGAGGGAGAAAAAATAATCATGACGACCTTTGGGGACATGTACAGAATTCCTACGCCAAGAGGAAGCTTCGCCGATTTGAAGAGCGAAGGATACGATGTTAGGGTCGTTTACTCAATTTACGACGCCTACAAAATCGCCAAAGAAAATCCTGACAAGTTAGTCGTCCACTTTTCACCTGGCTTTGAGACTACAACGGCTCCAGCCGCGGGAATGCTAAACGCCATTGTGGAAGAAGATCTAGAGAACTTCAAGATTTATTCAGTCCACAGGCTAACCCCTCCAGCCGTTGAAGCCTTGGTAAAGGCAGGAACAAGGTTCCATGGGCTAATTGATCCTGGGCACGTCTCCACGATAATTGGCGTTAGGGGATGGGCTCACATAACCGAAAAGTACGGCATTCCCCAGGTAGTTGCCGGCTTTGAGCCCGTTGATATGCTACTTGCAATACTCATGCTCATAAGGATGGTGAAGAAAGGAGAGGCGAAGATACTCAACGAGTACAGCAGGGTCGTGAAGTGGGAAGGAAACGTTAAGGCCCAAGAGCTAATTGACAAGTTCTTCGAAGTCAGGGATGCGAAGTGGAGGGCCCTTGGAGTAATCCCGAAGAGCGGGCTTGAGCTCAGGAAAGAGTGGAGGGAGTTAGAGATAAGGACTTACTACAATCCGGAAGTTCCAAAGCTTCCCGATTTGGAGAAGGGTTGCCTTTGCGGAGCTATCCTCAGGGGCCTGGCCCTACCTCCCCAGTGCCCGCACTTCGGCAAGACCTGCACTCCAAGGCACCCCATAGGGCCCTGCATGGTTTCCTATGAGGGCACGTGCTCGATATTCTACAAGTATGGGGCACTCTTCTGA
- the glmM gene encoding phosphoglucosamine mutase — translation MGKLFGTFGVRGIANEKITPEFALKIGMAFGTMLKREGRKKPLVVVGRDTRVSGEMLKNALISGLLSVGCDVIDVGIAPTPAVQWATKHFNADGGAVITASHNPPEYNGIKLLEPNGMGLKKEREAVVEELFFKEDFDRAKWWEIGEVRREDIIKDYIEAIKSKVDVEAIKKRRPFVVVDTSNGAGSLTLPYLLRELGCKVVSVNAHPDGHFPARNPEPNEENLKGFMEIVKALGADFGVAQDGDADRAVFIDENGRFIQGDKTFALVADAVLRENGGGLLVTTVATSNLLDDIAKRNNARVMRTKVGDLVVARALLENNGTIGGEENGGVIFPDHVLGRDGAMTVAKIVEIFAKSGKKFSELIDELPKYYQIKTKRHVEGDRYGIVNKVAEMARERGYKVDTTDGAKIIFEDGWVLVRASGTEPIIRIFSEAKSEEKAKEYLELGLSLLENAMK, via the coding sequence ATGGGCAAGCTCTTTGGAACGTTCGGAGTTAGGGGCATTGCCAACGAGAAGATAACCCCAGAGTTCGCCCTGAAGATAGGGATGGCCTTCGGAACAATGCTGAAGAGGGAGGGAAGGAAGAAGCCATTAGTCGTCGTTGGCAGGGACACGAGGGTAAGCGGAGAGATGCTCAAGAACGCGCTGATAAGCGGACTCTTGAGCGTTGGTTGTGACGTTATCGACGTAGGAATTGCTCCAACCCCAGCGGTTCAGTGGGCGACCAAGCACTTCAACGCCGATGGAGGGGCGGTAATTACGGCCTCTCACAATCCTCCAGAGTACAACGGAATAAAGCTCCTCGAGCCTAACGGGATGGGCCTAAAGAAGGAGAGAGAGGCAGTAGTTGAGGAGCTCTTCTTCAAGGAAGACTTCGACAGGGCAAAGTGGTGGGAGATAGGTGAGGTTAGGAGGGAGGACATAATCAAGGACTACATTGAGGCGATAAAGAGCAAGGTCGACGTTGAGGCGATAAAGAAGAGGAGGCCTTTCGTAGTAGTTGACACTTCAAACGGTGCCGGCTCCCTGACTTTGCCGTACCTCCTGAGGGAGCTCGGCTGTAAGGTGGTTTCAGTTAACGCTCATCCCGACGGCCACTTCCCCGCGAGGAATCCCGAGCCAAACGAGGAGAACCTGAAGGGCTTCATGGAGATAGTTAAAGCCCTAGGGGCGGACTTTGGAGTGGCCCAGGACGGTGACGCTGATAGGGCGGTGTTCATAGATGAGAACGGCAGGTTCATTCAGGGGGACAAGACTTTCGCCCTCGTAGCTGATGCAGTGCTCAGGGAGAACGGTGGCGGTTTGCTGGTTACAACGGTTGCAACTTCAAACCTCTTGGATGACATAGCTAAGAGGAACAATGCCAGGGTAATGAGGACGAAGGTTGGCGATCTAGTAGTTGCCAGGGCCCTCCTAGAGAACAACGGAACGATAGGCGGGGAGGAGAACGGAGGAGTGATATTCCCTGACCACGTCCTGGGAAGAGACGGTGCAATGACGGTAGCTAAGATAGTCGAGATATTCGCAAAGAGCGGAAAGAAGTTCAGCGAGCTTATAGATGAGCTTCCCAAGTATTACCAGATAAAGACCAAGAGGCACGTTGAAGGGGATAGATATGGGATAGTCAATAAGGTTGCTGAGATGGCGAGGGAGAGGGGATACAAGGTTGACACGACCGATGGAGCTAAGATAATCTTTGAGGATGGATGGGTTCTGGTTAGGGCTAGCGGAACAGAGCCGATAATAAGGATATTCAGCGAGGCAAAGAGCGAGGAAAAAGCTAAGGAGTATCTAGAATTGGGATTGAGTTTGCTTGAGAATGCTATGAAGTGA
- a CDS encoding IGHMBP2 family helicase, whose amino-acid sequence MNIISFINRLKELVEIEREAEIEAMRLEMRRLSGAEREKVGRAILNLNGKIVGEELGYFLVKYGRSREIKTEISVGDLVVISKRDPLKSDLVGTVVEKGKRFIVVALETVPEWALKDVRLDLYANDITFKRWLENLDRVKKAGKKALEFYLGLDEPSKSEEVEFEPFDKSLNPAQRRAISKALGSEDFFLIHGPFGTGKTRALVELIRQEVKRGNKVLATAESNVAVDNLVERLAKEGVKIVRVGHPSRVSRELHETTLAYLITQHELYGELRELRVIGQSLAEKRDTYTKPTPKFRRGLSDSEILKLAERKRGARGLSARLIREMAEWIKLNRQVQKAFEDARKLEERIARDIIREADVVLTTNSSAALEVVDYDSYDVAIIDEATQATIPSILIPLNKVERFILAGDHKQLPPTILSLEAQELSKTLFEGLIERYPWKSEMLTVQYRMNERIMEFPSREFYQGRIMADERVKGITLRDLGVDVELKDPWAEVINPENVVVFIDTSKIENRWERQRRGSESRENPLEAKIVAEVVKKLLKVGVKPEWIGVITPYDDQRDLISMSVPEEIEVKTVDGYQGREKEVIILSFVRSNRAGEIGFLKDLRRLNVSLTRAKRKLIMIGDSSTLSSHETYKRLIEHVKEKERLIDARKLI is encoded by the coding sequence ATGAACATAATAAGCTTCATAAACAGGCTCAAGGAGCTCGTTGAAATTGAGAGAGAAGCTGAAATAGAGGCAATGAGGCTAGAGATGAGAAGGTTAAGTGGGGCTGAAAGGGAGAAGGTTGGGAGGGCCATTCTCAACCTGAACGGGAAGATCGTTGGGGAGGAGCTCGGCTATTTTCTCGTGAAGTATGGGAGGAGTAGGGAGATAAAGACCGAGATAAGCGTTGGCGATTTAGTCGTTATAAGCAAGAGGGACCCCTTAAAGAGCGATCTCGTTGGTACTGTAGTTGAGAAGGGGAAGAGGTTCATTGTTGTGGCCTTAGAAACGGTTCCAGAATGGGCCCTAAAAGATGTGAGGCTTGATCTGTACGCCAACGACATAACGTTCAAAAGGTGGCTAGAAAACCTTGACAGGGTAAAGAAGGCCGGCAAAAAAGCACTAGAGTTCTACCTGGGCTTGGATGAGCCCTCAAAGAGTGAGGAAGTTGAATTCGAGCCTTTCGATAAGAGCCTCAATCCTGCCCAAAGGAGGGCTATATCAAAAGCCCTGGGGAGTGAGGACTTCTTCTTAATTCACGGCCCCTTCGGGACAGGAAAGACCAGGGCATTGGTCGAGCTGATAAGGCAGGAGGTTAAGAGGGGAAACAAGGTCCTCGCAACGGCCGAAAGCAACGTTGCAGTTGATAACTTGGTAGAGAGGCTCGCCAAAGAGGGCGTTAAGATAGTTAGGGTGGGCCACCCGAGCAGGGTCTCGAGGGAGCTTCACGAGACGACCTTAGCTTACCTGATAACCCAGCACGAGCTCTACGGTGAGCTTAGGGAACTGAGGGTCATAGGGCAGAGCTTGGCTGAGAAGAGAGATACCTACACTAAGCCGACTCCAAAGTTCAGGAGGGGATTGAGTGATTCGGAAATTCTAAAGCTCGCCGAGAGGAAGAGGGGAGCGAGGGGATTATCGGCGAGGCTCATCAGGGAGATGGCGGAGTGGATAAAGCTGAACAGGCAGGTCCAGAAGGCTTTCGAAGACGCTAGGAAGCTTGAGGAGAGGATAGCGAGGGACATAATCAGGGAAGCGGATGTAGTGCTAACGACTAACTCCTCGGCGGCACTGGAGGTTGTCGATTACGATAGCTACGATGTTGCAATAATAGACGAGGCAACCCAGGCAACGATCCCCAGCATCTTGATCCCACTGAATAAGGTCGAGAGGTTCATCTTGGCTGGAGATCATAAACAACTACCGCCAACGATACTTAGCTTAGAGGCCCAGGAACTATCTAAAACTTTGTTTGAGGGATTAATTGAGAGGTACCCCTGGAAGAGCGAGATGCTTACGGTTCAGTACAGGATGAACGAGAGGATAATGGAGTTCCCGAGCAGGGAGTTCTATCAGGGCAGAATCATGGCCGATGAAAGGGTTAAAGGAATTACGCTGAGGGATCTCGGGGTTGATGTTGAATTAAAGGATCCCTGGGCTGAGGTTATAAACCCGGAGAACGTTGTGGTGTTCATTGATACTTCGAAGATCGAGAACAGGTGGGAGAGGCAGAGGAGGGGAAGCGAGAGCAGGGAAAATCCCTTGGAGGCCAAGATAGTTGCTGAAGTCGTGAAGAAACTTTTGAAGGTAGGAGTTAAGCCTGAATGGATCGGGGTTATAACCCCATATGATGACCAGAGGGATCTAATAAGCATGAGCGTCCCTGAGGAGATAGAGGTTAAGACCGTGGACGGCTATCAGGGAAGGGAGAAGGAGGTAATAATTCTGTCCTTCGTCAGGTCAAATAGAGCTGGGGAGATAGGATTTCTTAAGGATCTGAGGAGGTTAAATGTCTCGCTGACGAGGGCCAAGAGGAAGCTGATAATGATTGGGGATTCAAGCACTTTGAGCAGTCACGAGACGTACAAAAGGCTGATAGAGCATGTAAAAGAGAAAGAGAGGTTGATTGATGCAAGGAAGTTGATTTAG
- a CDS encoding radical SAM/SPASM domain-containing protein, translating to MEGDVEEEEESYIGTALKAFRIILGNPIARALLKPSLKKYKINNRELPALYWALSIYAGKVINAPMVIRFQAETLKVLLKLGIKLARGDEEVVKEALLKYPHIRRGIWVVLEGIAKYGITVPQRLAGPFLIVWNLTNMCNFKCIHCYQRADKPLPDELSLREKLDLVDQLDKAGVAAVALSGGEPTIHPHFLRVVHELSSRGIHTSVATNGWTFAKIEELEKAVKAGIKYVEVSVDSADPEKHDKFRGIPGAWEHAIRTLENAVKLGVSHGMATIMSRETFYEIDDILDLAENIGVKRVIFFNFIPTGRGRESINLDLTPEEREEFMKEVYHQMKKRNLEILTTAPQYARVTLLMSKGRTVTPAHFYLGENSSVKVLAEFIGGCGAGRIYAGIEPDGTVVPCVFLPIPVGNVRTRPFKEIWKTSRIFNILRDRDSWEGNCGRCPYKYICGGCRARAYHYTLDITGDDPGCIINKRLWNSVLEHGIPKGLCEVSWVDEVPVLRKPILNVPRHYAEVESTSVPLPGHTTGKLVHA from the coding sequence ATGGAGGGGGATGTTGAAGAGGAGGAAGAGAGTTACATAGGTACAGCTTTAAAAGCGTTTAGAATCATTTTGGGGAATCCAATAGCTAGAGCTCTTCTAAAGCCTTCTTTGAAGAAATACAAAATAAACAACAGAGAGTTACCTGCTCTTTATTGGGCCCTAAGCATATATGCAGGGAAAGTTATCAATGCTCCTATGGTCATACGATTCCAGGCTGAAACACTAAAAGTCCTCCTCAAATTAGGTATAAAGCTTGCACGGGGCGACGAGGAAGTTGTGAAGGAGGCACTACTTAAATACCCGCATATTAGAAGAGGAATATGGGTTGTTTTAGAGGGGATAGCGAAATATGGGATAACAGTCCCACAGAGACTTGCAGGCCCATTTTTGATAGTCTGGAACTTGACTAACATGTGTAACTTCAAGTGTATACACTGCTACCAGAGAGCCGACAAACCCTTGCCAGATGAACTTTCCTTAAGGGAAAAGTTGGATCTTGTTGATCAGCTAGACAAGGCCGGAGTTGCCGCGGTTGCCTTAAGTGGAGGAGAACCCACAATTCACCCTCACTTCCTCAGAGTAGTGCATGAATTGTCGTCGAGAGGCATACACACTTCGGTGGCAACTAATGGGTGGACTTTTGCAAAGATCGAAGAGCTAGAAAAAGCCGTGAAGGCGGGAATAAAGTACGTTGAAGTTAGTGTAGATTCAGCAGATCCTGAAAAGCATGATAAATTTAGAGGAATTCCCGGAGCATGGGAGCACGCGATAAGGACCCTTGAAAATGCAGTCAAGCTGGGAGTAAGCCATGGCATGGCAACAATAATGAGCAGGGAAACGTTTTACGAAATAGATGACATCCTAGATCTAGCTGAGAACATTGGAGTAAAAAGAGTTATATTCTTCAACTTTATCCCAACTGGAAGGGGAAGAGAAAGCATTAACTTAGATTTAACCCCTGAAGAAAGAGAGGAGTTCATGAAGGAAGTTTACCATCAGATGAAAAAGAGAAATCTCGAGATACTGACAACGGCTCCTCAATACGCTAGAGTAACGTTATTGATGAGTAAGGGCAGAACTGTAACTCCTGCACACTTTTATCTCGGAGAAAATTCTTCCGTTAAAGTGCTAGCGGAGTTTATAGGGGGATGCGGGGCTGGGAGAATATACGCGGGAATAGAGCCGGACGGTACAGTTGTGCCATGTGTCTTCCTCCCAATTCCAGTTGGCAATGTTAGAACCAGGCCCTTTAAAGAGATATGGAAAACGAGCAGGATCTTCAATATCCTTAGAGACAGAGATAGCTGGGAGGGAAATTGCGGGAGATGCCCGTATAAATATATATGCGGTGGTTGCAGGGCAAGAGCATATCACTACACCCTAGATATAACTGGTGATGACCCCGGGTGTATAATAAACAAGAGGCTTTGGAACAGCGTACTAGAACATGGAATTCCAAAAGGATTATGCGAAGTCAGCTGGGTTGATGAAGTTCCAGTGCTTAGAAAGCCCATACTCAACGTGCCAAGGCACTATGCTGAAGTCGAGAGTACTAGTGTCCCACTACCTGGGCATACTACCGGGAAACTAGTCCACGCATAG
- a CDS encoding HypC/HybG/HupF family hydrogenase formation chaperone has translation MCLAVPGKVVEIKGNVGIVDFGGVKREVRLDLLPDVKVGDYVIVHTGFAIEKLDEERAREILEAWEEVLSALEG, from the coding sequence ATGTGCTTGGCCGTTCCTGGGAAGGTTGTGGAAATTAAAGGCAACGTTGGAATAGTGGATTTTGGGGGCGTTAAAAGGGAGGTAAGGTTAGATTTACTCCCTGACGTCAAGGTTGGCGATTACGTGATAGTTCACACCGGCTTTGCAATAGAGAAGCTCGACGAGGAGAGAGCAAGGGAGATACTTGAAGCGTGGGAGGAAGTTCTCTCAGCTCTGGAGGGATAG
- a CDS encoding M23 family metallopeptidase, with the protein MEDSSKLENPCSYKQLDEWATYGSEVVAVADGIVVDVSDGMKDNPVGRISLSVKEILGNYVVIDHGGVYSLYAHLKNGSVSVRPGERVKAGTVIGLAGNSGMSSFPHLHFQLMDREDFYDAVSLPVLMQYTVEGKNCKKYPSKNEIICGLDPQIHPIP; encoded by the coding sequence GTGGAGGACTCATCAAAACTAGAAAATCCCTGTTCTTACAAGCAACTCGATGAATGGGCAACCTATGGTTCCGAGGTCGTAGCAGTGGCGGATGGCATAGTCGTTGACGTTTCTGATGGTATGAAGGACAATCCCGTTGGAAGAATATCCCTTTCGGTCAAGGAAATTTTAGGAAATTACGTTGTGATTGACCATGGAGGTGTTTATTCCCTCTACGCCCACCTAAAGAACGGTAGCGTGTCCGTAAGGCCTGGTGAGAGGGTAAAGGCGGGTACCGTTATCGGTCTCGCGGGAAATAGCGGTATGTCCTCCTTCCCACATCTGCACTTTCAGCTTATGGATAGGGAAGATTTTTATGATGCTGTAAGTCTGCCAGTGTTAATGCAGTACACTGTGGAAGGAAAAAACTGCAAAAAATATCCCTCAAAGAACGAAATCATATGTGGCTTAGACCCTCAGATACATCCCATTCCATAG
- the hypF gene encoding carbamoyltransferase HypF, whose amino-acid sequence MKAYRIHVQGIVQAVGFRPFVYRIAHAHNLRGYVRNLGDAGVEIVVEGKEKDIEAFLNDLYRKKPPLAKIEKVVRKEIPVQGFDRFYIEKSSTEKKGEGDSIIPPDIAICEDCLRELFDPNDKRFMYPFIVCTNCGPRFTIIEDLPYDRENTAMREFPMCDFCRSEYEDPLNRRYHAEPVACPTCGPSYRLYTSTGEEIIGDPLRRAAKLIDKGYIVAIKGIGGIHLACDATREDVVAELRKRLFRPQKPFAIMAKDLETVKTFAYVTEEEEEELTSYRRPIVALRKKEPFPLPENLAPGLHTIGVMLPYAGTHYILFHWSKTPVYVMTSANFPGMPMIKDNDEAFEKLKDVADYLLLHNRKIPNRADDSVVRFVDGRRAVIRRSRGFVPLPIEIPFEYKGLAVGAELMNAFGVVKGNRVYPSQYIGNTSKIEVLEFMRKAIAHFRKILRVSGFDLIIADLHPSYNTTKLAMEIAEETNAELLQVQHHYAHIASVMAEHGLEEVVGIALDGVGYGTDGKTWGGEVIYLSYEDVERLAHIEYYPLPGGDLASYYPLRALIGILSEMYELDEVRKIIERFCPKAIESLKYGRVEFNVIFNQLARGINVAYASSTGRVLDAFAVLLNVAYRRHYEGEPAMKLESFAFKGKNDLRLKVPVEGEEIEITELFREVLELMDKANPADIAYSVHLALARAFAELAVEKAKEFGVKGVAMSGGVAYNELIVKTVRKFVEAHGLRFYSTYEVPRGDNGINVGQAFLGGLYLEGYLNSEDLMM is encoded by the coding sequence ATGAAGGCATACAGGATTCACGTTCAAGGAATAGTCCAGGCTGTAGGATTTAGGCCCTTCGTGTACAGGATAGCTCACGCTCACAACTTGAGGGGCTATGTGAGGAATTTGGGAGATGCAGGGGTTGAGATAGTCGTTGAAGGGAAAGAGAAGGATATTGAGGCATTTTTAAATGACTTATATAGGAAGAAGCCGCCCTTAGCGAAGATAGAGAAAGTCGTCAGGAAAGAAATCCCAGTTCAGGGCTTTGATAGATTTTACATTGAAAAGAGCTCCACGGAAAAGAAGGGAGAGGGGGATTCAATAATCCCCCCAGATATAGCCATCTGTGAAGATTGCCTAAGGGAGCTGTTTGATCCAAACGATAAGAGGTTTATGTATCCGTTCATAGTCTGCACTAACTGCGGGCCAAGGTTCACGATTATAGAGGATCTACCCTACGACAGGGAGAACACGGCGATGAGAGAATTCCCAATGTGCGACTTCTGCAGGAGCGAGTATGAGGATCCCCTAAACAGGAGGTACCATGCTGAGCCAGTTGCATGCCCGACCTGCGGGCCGAGCTACAGGCTCTACACCTCCACGGGAGAAGAGATAATTGGAGATCCCCTAAGGAGGGCGGCAAAGCTGATAGATAAGGGGTACATAGTGGCGATAAAGGGCATCGGCGGAATTCACCTAGCCTGTGATGCCACAAGGGAAGATGTTGTTGCTGAGCTGAGGAAAAGACTTTTCAGGCCGCAGAAGCCCTTCGCAATAATGGCCAAGGATTTGGAGACCGTTAAAACATTCGCCTACGTAACCGAGGAAGAAGAGGAAGAGCTAACGAGCTACAGGAGGCCAATAGTGGCACTGAGGAAGAAAGAGCCCTTCCCGCTTCCCGAGAACCTTGCCCCAGGACTCCACACCATTGGAGTCATGTTGCCCTACGCGGGAACACACTACATCCTCTTCCACTGGTCGAAGACCCCCGTTTACGTCATGACATCCGCAAACTTCCCTGGGATGCCGATGATAAAGGACAATGATGAGGCCTTTGAAAAGCTAAAGGACGTTGCGGACTATTTGCTACTCCACAACAGGAAAATCCCGAATAGAGCCGATGACAGCGTAGTGAGGTTCGTCGATGGGAGGAGGGCGGTGATCAGGAGGTCAAGAGGATTCGTCCCCTTACCAATCGAGATACCCTTCGAGTACAAAGGACTAGCTGTAGGGGCCGAATTAATGAACGCTTTTGGAGTGGTAAAAGGCAATAGGGTTTATCCGAGCCAGTACATAGGGAACACATCAAAGATTGAAGTCCTTGAATTCATGAGGAAGGCAATAGCCCACTTTAGAAAGATCCTCAGGGTTTCAGGGTTTGATCTGATTATAGCTGACCTGCACCCATCTTACAACACCACGAAGCTCGCCATGGAGATAGCCGAGGAAACGAATGCAGAACTGCTCCAAGTCCAGCACCACTACGCTCATATAGCCTCGGTTATGGCCGAGCACGGGCTTGAAGAGGTTGTTGGGATAGCCCTAGATGGTGTCGGCTACGGAACCGACGGAAAGACTTGGGGTGGAGAGGTTATTTACCTCAGCTACGAAGACGTGGAGAGGCTAGCTCATATAGAATACTATCCCCTCCCCGGCGGGGATCTCGCGAGCTATTACCCGTTGAGGGCCCTAATAGGAATCTTAAGCGAAATGTATGAGCTTGATGAAGTGAGAAAAATAATTGAGAGATTCTGCCCGAAGGCGATTGAAAGCCTAAAGTACGGGAGGGTAGAGTTCAACGTAATATTCAACCAGCTCGCTAGGGGAATTAACGTGGCTTACGCCTCTTCAACAGGAAGGGTTCTCGATGCTTTTGCGGTCCTATTGAATGTCGCCTACAGGAGGCACTACGAGGGAGAGCCGGCGATGAAGCTTGAGAGCTTTGCCTTCAAGGGGAAGAACGACCTGAGGCTCAAGGTCCCAGTAGAGGGGGAGGAGATAGAAATTACCGAGCTGTTCAGGGAAGTTCTTGAACTAATGGATAAAGCAAACCCGGCGGATATTGCCTACTCAGTCCACCTCGCCCTGGCGAGGGCCTTCGCGGAGCTTGCCGTTGAGAAGGCCAAGGAGTTCGGAGTTAAGGGAGTTGCAATGAGCGGGGGAGTTGCCTACAATGAGCTCATAGTCAAGACCGTAAGGAAGTTCGTTGAGGCCCATGGGCTGAGATTCTACTCAACCTACGAAGTTCCGAGAGGAGACAACGGGATAAACGTTGGGCAAGCATTCCTCGGGGGGCTGTACTTGGAGGGCTACCTCAACAGTGAAGACTTGATGATGTGA
- a CDS encoding nucleotidyltransferase domain-containing protein: MTFTNSIPSSEYFHAISDELTALKTHVVEFVSEHEEVFDVILYGSTVLGKPNPNDIDLMILTKTKLPAMKARELVLELKRKLSGVIPRERLDVRIISLEELFDSNNLASLGIIVEGYSLTKEKPVAELMNGKAYTLFRFTLDGLERKERVKFQYALKGRDMMSGLLKELNGLQLGAWVILIPIQHTYKFKEFLDLWGVKYEAFTILKGADLFYNL, encoded by the coding sequence ATGACGTTCACAAACTCAATTCCCTCCTCTGAATATTTTCATGCCATATCAGACGAACTAACAGCCTTGAAAACCCATGTTGTGGAATTTGTTAGTGAGCATGAGGAAGTCTTTGACGTAATCCTCTATGGCTCAACAGTCCTCGGAAAACCCAATCCAAATGATATAGATCTGATGATACTAACCAAAACAAAACTTCCTGCCATGAAAGCTAGGGAACTTGTTCTTGAATTGAAGAGGAAATTGAGTGGAGTTATTCCAAGGGAAAGGCTTGACGTTAGGATCATAAGCCTCGAAGAGCTCTTTGATTCCAACAACTTAGCCAGCCTTGGTATAATAGTGGAAGGCTACTCACTCACTAAGGAAAAGCCCGTGGCAGAGCTCATGAATGGGAAGGCTTACACACTCTTCCGCTTTACTCTTGACGGCTTGGAAAGAAAGGAAAGAGTGAAATTCCAATATGCCTTGAAGGGAAGGGACATGATGAGTGGCCTGCTAAAGGAACTGAACGGATTGCAGTTGGGGGCGTGGGTAATTTTAATTCCAATCCAGCATACATACAAGTTTAAGGAATTCCTTGACCTTTGGGGTGTAAAATATGAGGCCTTTACAATACTAAAAGGAGCAGACTTATTCTATAACCTCTAA
- a CDS encoding AAA family ATPase, translating to MRKSIFFDQRPRTTPDQLFGREEDIRKLLRALEAGSWVAILGPRMVGKTSLALAGANVFAKKNKYKVVLVDLRDTETFRQATEKILARLPKSLLTSLSQYISRISISTTKVGVSIKLKKNSPARKILSDALAKLNNTILILDEVQSINQGVHHFLKVLGSVFNENPSLIVIFTGSYSGIVKKMFESTYREAMFGRPPIDIRLAPWKETTAEDFLKTGFKKLKIEYQEWEIREAIKQLGTLPGWLNLYGVKRYIEKDHRVALKTTIDKAVKEAEKELESLLKGRSPKAREVIKLLALGASWSDMVSTGISEDALSRLLTTLTEGLFIVEKDEDTGVYYFVDPVYRKAAMKLPLIPRR from the coding sequence ATGCGTAAGTCCATATTCTTCGACCAGAGACCTAGAACAACACCTGACCAGTTGTTTGGAAGGGAGGAAGATATAAGGAAATTACTAAGGGCTCTGGAGGCAGGTAGCTGGGTAGCAATTCTTGGCCCAAGAATGGTTGGGAAAACAAGTTTAGCGTTAGCTGGAGCTAATGTATTTGCTAAAAAGAACAAGTACAAAGTAGTTTTGGTTGATCTGAGAGATACTGAAACTTTTAGACAAGCCACTGAAAAGATACTTGCAAGACTTCCAAAATCACTCTTGACGTCTCTTTCACAGTATATTTCCAGAATTTCCATTTCCACGACTAAAGTGGGAGTCTCTATTAAACTAAAGAAGAACAGCCCAGCTAGAAAAATCCTTTCGGATGCACTAGCTAAGCTTAACAATACTATACTCATTCTTGATGAAGTCCAGAGCATAAATCAAGGAGTCCACCATTTTCTTAAAGTTCTTGGCTCTGTGTTTAACGAAAATCCTTCGTTAATCGTTATTTTCACTGGCTCATATTCCGGTATTGTAAAGAAAATGTTTGAGTCAACGTACAGGGAGGCCATGTTTGGACGCCCTCCAATTGATATACGACTTGCTCCTTGGAAAGAGACTACGGCGGAGGATTTTCTAAAAACGGGGTTCAAGAAGCTTAAGATAGAGTACCAAGAATGGGAGATTAGAGAAGCAATAAAGCAACTTGGCACGTTACCTGGGTGGTTGAACTTGTACGGAGTTAAAAGGTATATAGAGAAAGATCACAGGGTTGCTCTAAAAACTACAATTGACAAAGCAGTTAAAGAGGCGGAGAAGGAGTTGGAGAGTTTGCTAAAGGGAAGAAGCCCCAAAGCGAGGGAAGTTATCAAGTTATTGGCACTTGGAGCGTCATGGAGTGATATGGTTAGTACTGGAATTTCCGAGGATGCCTTAAGTAGGTTGCTAACTACTTTAACGGAGGGTCTTTTTATCGTTGAGAAAGACGAAGATACAGGAGTTTACTACTTTGTTGATCCTGTTTATAGGAAAGCAGCGATGAAACTCCCACTAATCCCAAGGAGATAA